The genomic segment AAGCCTACCTGCTGCAGGAGAGCGATGCCCGCTACGGCCCATGCGTAACGGATCCGGGCAAAATCATCTGCATCGGCTTGAATTATCGCAAGCATGCCGAGGAATCGAACGCGCCGATCCCGGAATATCCGATCCTTTTCAACAAGTTCAGCAACACGCTGGCCGCCCATGGCGACGATATCCCGCTACCGAACCGCGTGACGAGCGAGGTCGACTACGAAGCGGAACTGGCGATCGTTATCGGCCGGGACGCCAAGTACGTCAGCAAAGACGAAGCGCTGGACTATGTATTCGGCTACTGCTGCGTCAACGATCTGTCGGCGAGAGATTTGCAGATGCGGACGCAACAATGGCTGCTCGGCAAATCGCTCGACAAGTTCAGCCCGCTAGGCCCTTACCTGGTCACGGCCGAAGAAGTCGGCGATCCGAATGCGCTGGCCATGAGATCCATCGTCAACGGCGAAGTTCGGCAGAACTCCAACACCTCGGACATGATCTTCCCGTGCGACGAGATCGTCAGCTACGTTTCCCAGCATATGACCCTGTATCCGGGGGACGTGATTCTGACTGGAACTCCCGAAGGCGTCGTCCTCGGCCTCCCCAAAGAAGAGCGCGTGTACCTGAAGCATGGGGATATCGTCACGATCGAGATCGAAAAGCTGGGCTCGCTCACGAACCGGATGGTGGACGAGTAAGAAACGGCGCCCGCGAAACGCAAACGGGATGGAGCAGAGACATTTCCTGCTTCATCCCGTTTGCCAGTCGATTTGTATGCGTATGGGCTTCACTCTCTGGCCCTCCGCTCACGCGTCATCCACTAAGCGCAAAATTGCGCTATTCCAGCTTGCATGCTCGCCACTCGCTCGTCCGCCGCTCACGCGTCGCCCACTATAGCGCAAAATTGCGCTATTCCAGCTTGCATGCACGCCAATCGCTCGCCCACCGTACACGCGTCGCCCGCTATAGCGCAAAATTGCGCTATTTTCGTATCAAGGTCCCCAGCCGAGGCGACACAGCCTCTCCGTTACAGATCCTTTTTGTTCACGACGTTCGGAATCGCCCGTCCCTCGAGAAAATCGATGATGCGCGCCGAAGTCAGGTTCCGCAGCCGCGCTTCGGATTGCTCGGAGTACCAGGCGATATGGTTGGTGACGATCGCTCGGGGATGATGCAGCAGCGGATGATCGTCGGCAGGCGGCTCTTCGGTCAGGACGTCCAGTCCCGCAAACGAAATATCCCCCCGGTTCAACGCTTCCAGCAAATCGCCTTCATGAATGAGCGGTCCGCGCGAGACGTTGATCAGCACCGGCTTCTTTTCCATCTTGGCGATGTTGTGCCGGTTAATGATGTGCTTCGTTTCCTCTACGTACGGACAGTGCAGCGAGATCAGATCCGATTGCGCGAGCAATTCGTCCAGCGATACGAGCTCGACGCCTTCGGGGACGTTGGCCCGGCTCAAGTACGGATCGCTCACGATAATCCGGCAGCCGAAGCCCCGCATGCGGGCGATGACTTGCGCGCCGATGCGTCCCATCCCGATCAAGCCGAGCGTCAGCTCCGACAAGGCGAAGATCGGCTTAAGCTCCGGCATGCGCGTCCATTGCCCTCCGCGAACGAGCATAGAGGCGGGGAACAGCTTGCGGTGCGACGCGAGCAGCAGGCTGACGGCATGGACGGCCACTTCCTCCAGGCAATAGTCCGGCACGTTCATGACGGTAATCCCGCGCTTGCTCGCAGCCTCCACCGGGATGCTGTCCAGGCCGATCCCTTCCCGGGCGATCAGCTTCAAGCTGGGCATGCGCGCCAGCAGCGCTTCCGTCACTTGCTGCAGCTGAACGACCAGCACCTCGGCGTCCTTCACTGTCTCCGTCAAGTCCGCGGTCGCGACGCCGTCGTAAATATCCACTTCGCAGCCGGCTTGGCGCAGTATATTTTCTTCAATCGTATAGTCGACGGTCGAAAAATTGACCAGAGCAATTCTTTTCATACAGCAGTCGCCGGTCCTTTCCTTCTAGTTCTCGAATACGCCGAGGCCGTTAAAGCTGCGCCAACGCCTGCTCCACGTCCTCCAGCAAATCCTCCGCGTCCTCCAGGCCGATGGATAGACGCACCAGCTTGTCGACCCTGCTCTCGTATTCGGTCCCGGCGACCTCGTCCCGCTGCCAGCCGATCGCCGTCGCATAGACGAGGCTCTCGAAGCCTCCCCAGCTGACGCCGATCTTGAACCAATGAAGGCTATCTACGAACTTGCGTACCGCCGGTTCTCCCCCGCGCAGCTCGAAGCTGAGCAGTCCCGTCGGCCCGCTCATCTGGGAGACGGCGAGCTCATGCTGGGGATGGCCGGGCAGCAGCGGGTAGTTCACCCGCTCCACCTGAGGATGACCGTCCAGCAGCGCAGCTACGCGCAAGGCCGATTCGCCGTGCTGCTTCATCCGCAGTCCGAACGTGCGAAGCCCCCGAGTGGCGAGCCAGGCGTCAAATGGAGGAAGCGCGCCTCCGATCACGCCGATCTCGATCGCAGTCAGCTTGCGAATCGTATCTTGACTGGATACGACGACGCCGCCGGTCAGGTCGCTGTGACCCGACAAATATTTGGACAACGAATGGACGACGACGTCGAAGCCCCAATCCAGGGGCTTGAGCGTCGCGGGAGTCGCGCAGGTATTGTCGATGACGGACACCAACCCATGCTCCCTGGCGATGGCGATCGCGCCACGAAGATCGAAGACGTCCATGAACATCGTGGAGTAGCCTTCCGTATACAGCATGCGGGTGTTCGGCTTCAAGACGCCGCGAATGTTATCCAGGTCGCGGAAGTCCACGAAATCGCAGGTCACGCCGTAACGCGCCATCCATCCGGACAGCATGGCGTAGGTGCCGCCGTAGATCGGGTAGCTGCAGATCACATGATCGCCCTGCTTCAAAAAATGAAGCAGCGCGGTAGAGACCGCTGCCATGCCGGACGCGAACACTTTCGCGGCTTCCCCGTTATCGAGCGCCGCCAGCTTTTTTTCCAGCATGTCCGTCGTCGGATTGCCCATGCGCGAATAACGGTACGGCGCTTCCGACTTCATCTCGTCAAATGAATTCGCCGTAAACAAAGAATTCAAATATAAAGGAGGCACGACCGCCCCGTGAACAGTTTCTTCGCCGAAATGGGCAAGCATCGTCTGCATGCGCATAGGACTTCACTCCGATTGATGTAATGGTAAGTTGCCGGATCTCCGGGCCAAGAACGTTCAGACGGCACTAAGCGCCGAAAGGCACTGTCGCAAAACCTTGCGTAGCGGTCTTGAAGCGAAACACGCCCCCGGCGTTCGGCTCGTCGAGCAATTGCCGCTCGCTGAGCCCCTGTCTGGCCGTCGTGATATACAGTTCGTCCAGCCGCTCGCCGCCGAACGCGCAGGAGGTCACATGCGAAGCGGCGACAAGGACGGTCTGCAGGCGCTCGCCGGTCGCGGGATTGCAGCGGATCACCTTGCCGCCGCCCCAGATCGCGATCCAGAGCATGCCTTCCCGATCGATCGTCATCCCGTCCGGAAGCCCCTCGTCGTCGCCGATGCGGACAGCCGTCCTTGGCGCTGTGAGGCTTCCCGTCCCCAGGTCGTAATCGAACGCGACGACTTCCTGGGTCGTCGAATCGATGAAGTACATCGTCCGGTTATCGGCGCTCCAGGCGAGGCCGTTGGAAATCGTGATGTCCGTCAGCACCCGGCGGCAGCTGAGATCCGCTTCCAGGCAATACAGGGCGCCGGTCGGGCCTTCCTCTTTCTCGTCCATCGTCCCCGCCCAGAACCGCCCGGCGGCGTCGCACTTGCCGTCGTTGAACCGGTTGCCGGGCAGATCCGTCTCGATCCCGACGATCTGAACGGCCGATGTCGAGATCGGGTCGTACCGATAGAGGCCGTCCCGCATCGCGCAAATAAAGCCGCCTGTCCGCGCGGGAACGAATGCGCCGACCTCCTGCGTCATAACGACGCTGCGGTGCTCCCCCGAGTATGGCGTCAGCCGGTGGATCCTTTTATCCGTAATGTCCGTCCAATAGAGCCATCCGTTGTCCGAATCCCACCACGGCCCTTCGCCTAACGTATTGCGAGCATCGTACAATAGCTCCGCCCGATCCGTCATCGCTGCCGCCTCCCGTTTCTTCGTCTATATAACGGTTCAATCGCCTTGCAGGATCCCTCGAAGCAGCGGCGTCAAGCCGTCCGCGATCCGCATATGGCCGAGGTCGGTCGGATGAACGCCGTCAACGGTGCATTCGTTCCAGATATCCCCGAGCAGGTCGGCCCCATCATGGAAATGAATGAAGCGATCGCCTTCACGCTTCAAGGACCCCACCAGATCCCTTTGAAAATCCCTTCTCACGATCCGGTCCTCATAGGAGGCGGTATTCGTGTGCTCATAGCCGTAAGGGATTCTCGATAAAACGAGTATCGGCACCTCGGCATGCTTGCCGCGCAAAATGCGAAGGAATGCGGGCATCGTACGGATCAAATCGTCCGCATGCACGTTGTTGGCATCGTAATCTACGACGATACACGCCGGATTATCAATGTCGTTGATCATCCGCGCGATCTCGGGATCGCCCTTGCCGTTGCCCGAAAAGCCCAAATTGATAAATTCCATATCGAAGCGCCGGCTTAAAATGTTCGTAAAAGACATGCCGGGCCTGGAGACGCAGCCTCCCTGCGTAATCGACGTTCCATAGAAAACGATCTTGTCCTTGGCGGCATAAGCCGGAAATTCAAACACGCCTGCATCCGCATTCGTCCCGATTTGCACGTCGCGCACGCCCTGGAACAACGGGAAATGAAGCGTCACATACCGCGTTTCGGGCTGCACATTATTGAAAAAAACGTATTCGTATTCGGCAGCGTCGTGGGCGAACCGGGTCGTCCCATAGTAGAGCTGCGAGCCTGGCTTGCCTAAATAACAATCAAAGCCGTTAACCGCCGTAGCGGCGATATGCTCCGCGACGTTCGGCGCGAACAGCTTCGCCTTGATGACCAGCCTGGTGGCGTCGGTCGCAAAGCGAATCTGTCCGCCCGACGTGTTGTCCGCCAACTCGTCCAGAATCTCGCGAATGGCGCCCGGCTCCACGGTAGGCAAGCGACGATACTTGCGCTCCGCCTCCCACCAGGCAAACCCGGCTATTCGAAAGGGAGCACGGTCCGGCGAATGCCAACGCAGCGGCTCCTCATCGTCAGTCGTTCTGTTCATATCCGTCTGCCTCCTTATCCTCAGGTAACCGTACTGGCGGGAAGCGCCCGGTCTGCCCGCTTCTTGTTGGATACGGCAACGCCGATGACGATCAGCGCGCCGCCCGCGATCTGCGACAGCATGATCGGATCGCCGAGGGCGACATAAGCGACCAGAATCGCCACGAACGGCGGAATGTTCATGAACATCGCGCTCGTCGAAGCGCCAGCCACGGAGATGCCCTGATTCCACCACAAGCCGGCCAAGCCTTGCGCGATCAACGCGACGACGATCAGCGTAGCCCAGGTAAACGGGCTGCCGCTGGCATGCAGATGGCCTTGCGCCCATTCGACGCCCGCTGCCGGGAACAACAGCGCCGTGCCGATAAGCGTCGAATAAATCGTGACGTCGATCGACTTCATCGTCTCCGTCGCCTTGCGGATCAGCAATACGCTTACGGCCAGCGTCAGCATCGCGAGCAGAATGAAGAAATCCCCGCGCGAGACGCCCGTGACCTTGCCGCCGTTAAGCACGATGACCGCAACGCCGACGAGCGCCGTCAGCGCGCCCGCCATTTTTAAGCCGGTCACCTTTTCCTTGAGAAAAGCCCGCGCCAGAAACGTCGTCGCGATCGGCGACAAGGCGATGATCAAGGCCGCGTTCCCAGCGCTGGTATGCGTCAGTCCGACAAAATAAAAGATCTGGTACATCAGGGAGCTGGTCAAGCCGATCAATACG from the Cohnella hashimotonis genome contains:
- a CDS encoding fumarylacetoacetate hydrolase family protein, with amino-acid sequence MKFVTIREDLELALGVLRGEEIVHLRKALEAVPAQGVPTDAMDLIRGGKEAVAAVERYLGQLPAGPQAYLLQESDARYGPCVTDPGKIICIGLNYRKHAEESNAPIPEYPILFNKFSNTLAAHGDDIPLPNRVTSEVDYEAELAIVIGRDAKYVSKDEALDYVFGYCCVNDLSARDLQMRTQQWLLGKSLDKFSPLGPYLVTAEEVGDPNALAMRSIVNGEVRQNSNTSDMIFPCDEIVSYVSQHMTLYPGDVILTGTPEGVVLGLPKEERVYLKHGDIVTIEIEKLGSLTNRMVDE
- a CDS encoding C-terminal binding protein, with the protein product MKRIALVNFSTVDYTIEENILRQAGCEVDIYDGVATADLTETVKDAEVLVVQLQQVTEALLARMPSLKLIAREGIGLDSIPVEAASKRGITVMNVPDYCLEEVAVHAVSLLLASHRKLFPASMLVRGGQWTRMPELKPIFALSELTLGLIGMGRIGAQVIARMRGFGCRIIVSDPYLSRANVPEGVELVSLDELLAQSDLISLHCPYVEETKHIINRHNIAKMEKKPVLINVSRGPLIHEGDLLEALNRGDISFAGLDVLTEEPPADDHPLLHHPRAIVTNHIAWYSEQSEARLRNLTSARIIDFLEGRAIPNVVNKKDL
- a CDS encoding trans-sulfuration enzyme family protein, which codes for MRMQTMLAHFGEETVHGAVVPPLYLNSLFTANSFDEMKSEAPYRYSRMGNPTTDMLEKKLAALDNGEAAKVFASGMAAVSTALLHFLKQGDHVICSYPIYGGTYAMLSGWMARYGVTCDFVDFRDLDNIRGVLKPNTRMLYTEGYSTMFMDVFDLRGAIAIAREHGLVSVIDNTCATPATLKPLDWGFDVVVHSLSKYLSGHSDLTGGVVVSSQDTIRKLTAIEIGVIGGALPPFDAWLATRGLRTFGLRMKQHGESALRVAALLDGHPQVERVNYPLLPGHPQHELAVSQMSGPTGLLSFELRGGEPAVRKFVDSLHWFKIGVSWGGFESLVYATAIGWQRDEVAGTEYESRVDKLVRLSIGLEDAEDLLEDVEQALAQL
- a CDS encoding SMP-30/gluconolactonase/LRE family protein; translation: MTDRAELLYDARNTLGEGPWWDSDNGWLYWTDITDKRIHRLTPYSGEHRSVVMTQEVGAFVPARTGGFICAMRDGLYRYDPISTSAVQIVGIETDLPGNRFNDGKCDAAGRFWAGTMDEKEEGPTGALYCLEADLSCRRVLTDITISNGLAWSADNRTMYFIDSTTQEVVAFDYDLGTGSLTAPRTAVRIGDDEGLPDGMTIDREGMLWIAIWGGGKVIRCNPATGERLQTVLVAASHVTSCAFGGERLDELYITTARQGLSERQLLDEPNAGGVFRFKTATQGFATVPFGA
- a CDS encoding SGNH/GDSL hydrolase family protein produces the protein MNRTTDDEEPLRWHSPDRAPFRIAGFAWWEAERKYRRLPTVEPGAIREILDELADNTSGGQIRFATDATRLVIKAKLFAPNVAEHIAATAVNGFDCYLGKPGSQLYYGTTRFAHDAAEYEYVFFNNVQPETRYVTLHFPLFQGVRDVQIGTNADAGVFEFPAYAAKDKIVFYGTSITQGGCVSRPGMSFTNILSRRFDMEFINLGFSGNGKGDPEIARMINDIDNPACIVVDYDANNVHADDLIRTMPAFLRILRGKHAEVPILVLSRIPYGYEHTNTASYEDRIVRRDFQRDLVGSLKREGDRFIHFHDGADLLGDIWNECTVDGVHPTDLGHMRIADGLTPLLRGILQGD
- a CDS encoding DMT family transporter, encoding MVRPVILKLLAVSVLWGCNYVASAYLLREFSPILLALSRLIVTSMFLLGVGWMSQTVRKPTRREWMWLVLIGLTSSLMYQIFYFVGLTHTSAGNAALIIALSPIATTFLARAFLKEKVTGLKMAGALTALVGVAVIVLNGGKVTGVSRGDFFILLAMLTLAVSVLLIRKATETMKSIDVTIYSTLIGTALLFPAAGVEWAQGHLHASGSPFTWATLIVVALIAQGLAGLWWNQGISVAGASTSAMFMNIPPFVAILVAYVALGDPIMLSQIAGGALIVIGVAVSNKKRADRALPASTVT